One genomic region from Quercus robur chromosome 4, dhQueRobu3.1, whole genome shotgun sequence encodes:
- the LOC126720319 gene encoding uncharacterized acetyltransferase At3g50280-like: MGSPLPHIRSYSKGSHLLKPTTSQEQQLEENNVIHHLQSSLSRTLDVFYPLAGRLAMIENSEDNTTSFFIDCNNHGAQFVHAAADGTTMADILEPIYLPQIVDSFFLMNGVLNCEGISKPLLSVQVTELVDCIFIGCTLKHAVCDGTTFWHFFNTWSEISRGTCEKLQPHPLFGRSHFDGIINFPVHIPNILEEKTQKWVPPPLKQRYFHFTKEKIAELKAKANNEMGTDRISSLQALLGHFWRSVTRCRCLEADEEVKCTIAMGTRQRMQPPLPKQHFGNAVDSESVTSTAGELLEHGLGWAAWSINNALASKTPHDVRKFLDEWVKNPWMVNFSRPISNTLLLGSSPRHNVYGNDFGWGKPVALRSGAGTKFDGRLLVFPGKEEGSIDFEACLLPETLEAMGEDAEFMEAVAT; the protein is encoded by the coding sequence ATGGGATCTCCGCTTCCTCACATACGGTCCTATTCAAAGGGTTCTCATCTTCTGAAACCTACAACTTCACAGGAGCAACAACTTGAAGAAAACAATGTGATTCATCACCTACAATCCTCTCTCTCCCGCACACTGGATGTATTCTATCCCCTTGCTGGGCGTCTTGCCATGATTGAGAACAGTGAAGATAACACCACCTCCTTCTTCATTGACTGCAATAACCATGGAGCCCAGTTCGTCCATGCAGCTGCAGATGGTACTACTATGGCTGATATCCTTGAGCCTATCTATCTTCCCCAGATTGTCGATTCCTTCTTTCTTATGAACGGTGTTCTGAACTGCGAGGGCATTTCCAAGCCGTTGCTGTCAGTGCAAGTAACTGAGCTTGTTGACTGCATCTTCATCGGTTGCACTCTAAAGCATGCGGTTTGTGATGGAACCACATTCTGGCATTTCTTTAATACTTGGTCTGAGATTTCTCGAGGCACTTGCGAGAAATTGCAACCGCATCCCTTATTTGGACGTAGCCATTTTGACGGAATCATCAACTTTCCGGTTCATATACCAAATATCCTTGAAGAAAAGACTCAGAAGTGGGTCCCTCCTCCGCTGAAACAAAGGTATTTTCactttacaaaagaaaaaattgctgaaCTTAAAGCAAAGGCCAACAATGAAATGGGCACCGATAGGATCTCATCTCTGCAAGCACTcttgggtcatttttggcgatcTGTGACTCGCTGTCGGTGTCTGGAGGCTGATGAAGAGGTTAAGTGCACGATTGCTATGGGTACAAGGCAAAGGATGCAGCCTCCATTGCCAAAACAGCACTTCGGGAATGCGGTGGACTCGGAGAGTGTCACAAGCACAGCAGGGGAACTGTTAGAACATGGACTCGGCTGGGCGGCTTGGAGCATAAACAATGCGCTTGCTTCAAAGACGCCACATGACGTGAGAAAGTTCTTAGATGAATGGGTGAAAAATCCTTGGATGGTGAACTTTAGTCGCCCCATAAGTAACACCTTGCTCTTAGGAAGCTCCCCACGGCACAACGTGTATGGTAATGACTTTGGTTGGGGAAAGCCCGTGGCATTGCGAAGCGGTGCTGGGACTAAATTTGATGGGCGGTTACTTGTTTTTCCTGGAAAGGAGGAGGGTAGCATTGATTTTGAAGCTTGCCTTTTGCCTGAGACTCTAGAGGCTATGGGAGAGGATGCAGAGTTTATGGAGGCTGTGGCTACATGA